The following proteins are encoded in a genomic region of Micromonospora olivasterospora:
- a CDS encoding IS5 family transposase (programmed frameshift), giving the protein MGVSRRHELTDDEWALLAPLLPADPPRGGRWRDHRTTVSGILYRERTGIPWRDLPERFGPWKTVYQRKRRWAMDGTWSRICAALRIDCDAEEGDEWTVGVDTSSIRAHQHAAGARRPGGGSPEKGEAARDEKGGREALGRSRGGLTTKLHLAADRRCRPIARHTTCGQRADCTGFTQVMAAIRIPRRVGRPRTRPGHVLADKAYSSKAIRSHLRRRGIKATIPIKADQAANRRKKGSRGGRPPNFDRERYKQRNTAERAFNKLKQFRAVATRYDKRDYMYQATVDIATMKIWLRDLTQDRRDTA; this is encoded by the exons ATTGGCGTGTCTCGACGGCATGAGTTGACCGATGACGAGTGGGCGCTTCTGGCGCCGTTGCTGCCAGCGGATCCGCCGCGTGGGGGCCGATGGCGCGACCATCGGACGACGGTCTCGGGGATCTTGTACCGGGAACGTACCGGGATTCCGTGGCGTGACCTGCCGGAGCGGTTCGGTCCGTGGAAGACGGTCTACCAGCGGAAACGCAGGTGGGCGATGGACGGGACCTGGTCGCGGATCTGCGCGGCGTTGCGGATCGACTGCGACGCCGAGGAAGGCGACGAGTGGACGGTCGGGGTGGACACCTCCTCGATCCGGGCGCACCAGCACGCGGCGGGTGCTCGG CGCCCTGGCGGCGGATCACCCGAAAAGGGGGAAGCCGCAAGGGACGAAAAGGGCGGAAGGGAAGCCCTCGGCCGGTCCCGTGGCGGGTTGACCACCAAGCTGCACCTGGCCGCTGACCGGCGTTGCCGTCCGATCGCCCGGCACACCACGTGCGGGCAGCGGGCCGACTGTACCGGCTTCACGCAGGTCATGGCCGCTATCCGGATCCCGCGCCGGGTCGGCCGGCCGCGTACCCGCCCCGGGCATGTCCTGGCTGACAAGGCGTACAGCTCGAAGGCCATCCGTTCTCACCTACGCCGCCGCGGCATCAAGGCCACGATCCCGATCAAGGCCGATCAGGCGGCCAACCGCCGCAAGAAGGGATCCCGCGGCGGCCGGCCACCGAACTTCGACCGGGAGCGCTACAAGCAGCGCAACACCGCTGAGCGGGCGTTCAACAAGCTCAAGCAGTTCCGGGCGGTCGCGACCAGGTACGACAAGCGCGACTACATGTACCAGGCCACCGTCGACATCGCCACGATGAAGATCTGGCTACGTGACCTCACCCAAGATCGACGAGACACGGCCTAG
- a CDS encoding YbaB/EbfC family nucleoid-associated protein, with protein MSGLGDEELLAEMRAALDEVEAMADRVRRRVPRSKATVEEKKKLLSVTVGGQGELTRITFNRDAYRRLAPAELADLIVTTAPQRGRTVSWVKRDHLQRRCPGSAGGVAGGFQG; from the coding sequence ATGAGCGGGCTGGGCGACGAGGAACTGTTGGCCGAGATGCGTGCGGCCCTGGATGAGGTTGAGGCCATGGCGGACCGGGTACGCCGGCGCGTGCCCCGGTCGAAGGCCACTGTGGAGGAAAAGAAGAAGCTGCTGTCGGTGACCGTGGGTGGGCAGGGCGAGCTGACCCGGATCACCTTCAACAGGGACGCCTACCGGCGACTCGCGCCGGCCGAGCTGGCCGACCTGATCGTGACGACGGCGCCGCAGCGGGGGCGGACGGTGTCGTGGGTGAAAAGGGATCACCTTCAACGGCGATGCCCTGGCTCAGCGGGTGGAGTTGCTGGGGGATTTCAGGGATGA